One Panicum virgatum strain AP13 chromosome 3N, P.virgatum_v5, whole genome shotgun sequence DNA segment encodes these proteins:
- the LOC120664586 gene encoding uncharacterized protein LOC120664586: MAENLPIFVIHEISARLPCEMDRLHMALACRWWRQALALQDAPPLLRRLPWLVFPFVEGPDFCCIACGGGVQSTTHRVRAPEHERRARYFGSHDGRWLLLAASRLGVNMATNVRSGFGYCLPDKSVDLRGEINFGMYIHAAALSCSPDKPNCIGAAVVQYLADLRAPRRVAFFTVGDGGEYAVDPLPEDFDEDPEDIIHFDGAFHVLTSNEHVHSWKPIFSNNGDVRLDSHHYIFCHDGRFYDEHVYGRYLVQSRGELLMGVKLSPDFDSSAGFTSGFRLFRMARMLNLDAVAGMTYCYWEELPDLDGRMMFLGRGCSRCYERHREVDARAASQCRALLPEGGPFKPLFSVLASPLDGRFFAMILYLHSISM; encoded by the exons ATGGCGGAAAATCTCCCGATCTTTGTGATCCACGAGATCTCCGCCCGGCTCCCGTGCGAGATGGACCGCCTCCACATGGCGCTTGCCTGCCGATGGTGGCGTCAGGCCCTCGCGCTGCAGGACGCCCCGCCCCTGCTCCGAAGACTACCATGGCTCGTCTTCCCCTTTGTGGAGGGCCCCGACTTCTGCTGCATCGCATGCGGAGGTGGCGTCCAAAGCACCACGCACCGCGTGCGTGCCCCGGAGCACGAGCGCCGCGCGCGCTACTTCGGCTCCCACGACGGCCGGTGGCTCCTACTCGCCGCCAGCCGCCTCGGCGTCAACATGGCCACCAACGTCCGCAGCGGATTCGGGTACTGCCTGCCGGACAAGTCCGTTGATCTGCGGGGCGAGATCAACTTCGGGATGTAcatccacgccgccgcgctctcctGTTCACCAGATAAACCAAACTGCATCGGCGCGGCCGTGGTTCAGTACCTGGCGGACCTCCGCGCCCCGCGGCGGGTGGCGTTTTTCACCGTCGGGGACGGTGGCGAGTACGCGGTGGATCCCCTCCCCGAGGACTTTGATGAGGATCCTGAAGATATCATTCACTTCGACGGCGCTTTCCATGTGCTGACAAGCAACGAGCATGTCCATTCCTGGAAGCCTATCTTTTCCAACAACGGAGATGTGCGCCTGGATTCTCATCACTACATCTTCTGCCACGACGGACGGTTCTACGACGAGCACGTCTATGGTCGCTACCTCGTGCAGTCCCGCGGCGAGCTGCTCATGGGTGTCAAGTTGTCTCCAGATTTCGACTCCAGTGCTGGTTTCACGTCAGGATTCAGACTGTTTCGCATGGCTCGGATGCTTAACCTCGACGCAGTTGCTGGCATGACATACTGCTATTGGGAAGAGCTTCCTGATCTCGATGGAAGAATGATGTTCCTCGGCCGAGGATGCTCGAGATGCTACGAG AGACACCGGGAAGTGGACGCCAGGGCTGCCTCCCAATGTCGAGCGCTTCTTCCCGAAGGAGGGCCCTTCAAACCACTCTTCTCTGTCTTGGCTTCTCCCTTAGACGGCAGGTTTTTTGCTATGATCCTCTACCTCCATTCGATTAGTATGTGA
- the LOC120664587 gene encoding putative glucose-6-phosphate 1-epimerase isoform X1: MSMGRFANSTDPRSGLEVLRDWNGVAQVVLRSPKGASARVSLHGGQVVSWRNDRGEDLLFTSSKAIFKPPNAMRGGIQMCFPQFGYSGTLERHGFARNRIWALDDEHQPINHNDNVSKVSVDLILKPSEDDLKCWPHCFEFRLRVSLSKDGDLSLVSRIRNVNGKPFSFSFAYHTYLSVSDISEVRIEGLETLDYLDNLSHKERFTEQGDAITFESEVDRVYVSSPNVVAVLDHEKKHSFVIRKEGLPDVVVWNPWEKKSKTMVDFGDEEYKQMLCVDAAAVERAITLKPGEEWTGKLELSAVSSTNCSDHLDHPVSI; encoded by the exons ATGAGCATGGGGCGCTTCGCCAACTCGACGGATCCGAGGTCGGGGCTGGAGGTGCTCAGGGACTGGAACGGGGTCGCACAGGTCGTGCTGCGCTCGCCCAAGGGAGCCTCCGCGCGG GTGAGCCTGCACGGCGGCCAGGTAGTCTCCTGGAGGAACGACCGCGGCGAGGATCTCCTCTTCACCAGCAGTAAG GCAATCTTCAAGCCGCCAAATGCGATGCGAGGTGGAATTCAGATGTGTTTCCCACAG TTTGGGTATTCTGGGACATTGGAAAGACATGGATTTGCAAGAAACAGGATATGGGCCCTGGATGATGAGCATCAACCAATAAATCATAATGATAACGTTAGCAAAGTTTCTGTTGACCTTATACTAAAGCCATCTGAAGATGACCTCAAGTGCTGGCCACATTG TTTTGAATTCCGTCTGAGGGTCTCTCTTTCAAAAGATGGGGACCTGTCATTAGTCTCACGCATCAGGAATGTCAATGGCAAGCCATTCAGTTTCTCATTTGCTTATCACACATATCTTTCTGTTTCTGACATCAG TGAGGTGAGGATAGAAGGTCTGGAGACCCTTGATTATCTTGACAATCTTAGCCACAAAGAACGGTTTACAGAACAAGGAGACGCCATAACATTTGAGTCAGAG GTCGATCGAGTCTATGTTAGCTCCCCAAATGTAGTAGCAGTTCTTGACCATGAGAAGAAACACTCATTTGTGATAAGAAAGGAAGGACTTCCTGACGTTG TTGTATGGAATCCGTGGGAAAAGAAATCAAAGACTATGGTGGACTTTGGTGATGAGGAGTACAAGCAGATGCTTTGTGTTGATGCGGCCGCGGTGGAGAGAGCAATCACCCTGAAACCAGGGGAGGAGTGGACAGGGAAGCTGGAGCTTTCTGCAGTTTCATCCACCAATTGCAGCGATCATCTTGATCATCCCGTCAGCATCTAG
- the LOC120664587 gene encoding putative glucose-6-phosphate 1-epimerase isoform X2, producing the protein MSMGRFANSTDPRSGLEVLRDWNGVAQVVLRSPKGASARVSLHGGQVVSWRNDRGEDLLFTSSKAIFKPPNAMRGGIQMCFPQFGYSGTLERHGFARNRIWALDDEHQPINHNDNVSKVSVDLILKPSEDDLKCWPHCEVRIEGLETLDYLDNLSHKERFTEQGDAITFESEVDRVYVSSPNVVAVLDHEKKHSFVIRKEGLPDVVVWNPWEKKSKTMVDFGDEEYKQMLCVDAAAVERAITLKPGEEWTGKLELSAVSSTNCSDHLDHPVSI; encoded by the exons ATGAGCATGGGGCGCTTCGCCAACTCGACGGATCCGAGGTCGGGGCTGGAGGTGCTCAGGGACTGGAACGGGGTCGCACAGGTCGTGCTGCGCTCGCCCAAGGGAGCCTCCGCGCGG GTGAGCCTGCACGGCGGCCAGGTAGTCTCCTGGAGGAACGACCGCGGCGAGGATCTCCTCTTCACCAGCAGTAAG GCAATCTTCAAGCCGCCAAATGCGATGCGAGGTGGAATTCAGATGTGTTTCCCACAG TTTGGGTATTCTGGGACATTGGAAAGACATGGATTTGCAAGAAACAGGATATGGGCCCTGGATGATGAGCATCAACCAATAAATCATAATGATAACGTTAGCAAAGTTTCTGTTGACCTTATACTAAAGCCATCTGAAGATGACCTCAAGTGCTGGCCACATTG TGAGGTGAGGATAGAAGGTCTGGAGACCCTTGATTATCTTGACAATCTTAGCCACAAAGAACGGTTTACAGAACAAGGAGACGCCATAACATTTGAGTCAGAG GTCGATCGAGTCTATGTTAGCTCCCCAAATGTAGTAGCAGTTCTTGACCATGAGAAGAAACACTCATTTGTGATAAGAAAGGAAGGACTTCCTGACGTTG TTGTATGGAATCCGTGGGAAAAGAAATCAAAGACTATGGTGGACTTTGGTGATGAGGAGTACAAGCAGATGCTTTGTGTTGATGCGGCCGCGGTGGAGAGAGCAATCACCCTGAAACCAGGGGAGGAGTGGACAGGGAAGCTGGAGCTTTCTGCAGTTTCATCCACCAATTGCAGCGATCATCTTGATCATCCCGTCAGCATCTAG
- the LOC120664590 gene encoding common plant regulatory factor 1-like isoform X2 produces MAHDESVATQKTGNTASSPKDQPAPSPYPDWSTMQAYYGPGVLPPTYFAPAIAPGHPPAYMWGPQPLMPHPFGTPYAAMYPHGAAYPHPLVPMVSNPLSVEPTKSATSKDKSSNKKLKEIDRTPVSAGSGNSKRTMSSSEDYSAEGSSDVNDQKVNKTSRKLSSVDGPAILPQHCFPAPVIKPSATNVDNSRAMGASISPSPGVIVPPHTGGPTDLSIKDERELKREKRKQSNRESARRSKLRKQAETEEMATQVESLTAENTSLRSEIGRLTVSSEKLRLENSALMVKLKDPEVPAPTDPSPNKAAASSPSPRPAAENFLSMIDGTTSAPGVSWHTEHGEPKLRQLLDSNPSTDVAAVS; encoded by the exons ATGGCGCACGATGAATCTGTGGCTACCCAGAAGACTGGAAATACAGCATCATCTCCTAAG GATCAACCAGCTCCTTCTCCATATCCTGATTGGTCGACCATGCAG GCATACTATGGGCCCGGTGTCTTGCCACCAACATATTTTGCTCCAGCAATAGCTCCAGGTCATCCACCAGCATATATGTGGGGTCCTCAG CCTCTAATGCCACACCCTTTCGGGACACCATATGCTGCAATGTACCCACATGGAGCAGCTTACCCGCACCCCCTTGTGCCCATG GTATCAAATCCCTTGAGTGTGGAGCCAACGAAGTCTGCAACTAGTAAGGATAAAAGTTCCAACAAGAAACTTAAAGAAATTGATCGGACGCCGGTATCTGCTGGCAGCGGTAACAGTAAAAGAACAATGTCATCCAG TGAAGATTACAGTGCAGAAGGCTCCAGCGATGTAAATGATCAGAAG GTGAACAAAACTTCCAGGAAACTGAGCTCAGTTGATGGACCTG CCATTTTGCCACAACACTGCTTTCCAGCTCCAGTAATTAAGCCCAGCGCTACAAATGTTGATAACTCAAGGGCAATGGGTGCATCGATATCTCCATCTCCTGGTGTGATTGTTCCGCCTCATACTGGAGGACCAACTGACTTATCAATCAAG GATGAGAGAGAACTGAAGCGTGAAAAGAGGAAGCAATCAAATAGAGAGTCTGCTAGACGATCAAAGCTGAGAAAACAG GCTGAGACAGAGGAGATGGCAACACAAGTGGAATCTCTTACAGCAGAGAACACGTCCCTTAGATCTGAAATTGGCAGGCTAACAGTGAGTTCAGAGAAGCTCAGATTAGAGAATTCCGCTCTGATG GTGAAACTGAAGGATCCTGAAGTGCCGGCCCCTACAGATCCGTCTCCGAACAAAGCCGCCGCATCCTCGCCCtctccccgccccgccgcggaaAACTTCCTGTCAATGATCGACGGCACCACGAGCGCGCCGGGGGTCAGCTGGCACACGGAGCACGGCGAGCCCAAGCTCCGGCAGCTCCTCGACTCCAATCCGTCCACGGACGTCGCTGCCGTAAGCTGA
- the LOC120664590 gene encoding common plant regulatory factor 1-like isoform X3, with the protein MQAYYGPGVLPPTYFAPAIAPGHPPAYMWGPQPLMPHPFGTPYAAMYPHGAAYPHPLVPMVSNPLSVEPTKSATSKDKSSNKKLKEIDRTPVSAGSGNSKRTMSSSEDYSAEGSSDVNDQKVNKTSRKLSSVDGPAARIEGVIAPNHTLANTAILPQHCFPAPVIKPSATNVDNSRAMGASISPSPGVIVPPHTGGPTDLSIKDERELKREKRKQSNRESARRSKLRKQAETEEMATQVESLTAENTSLRSEIGRLTVSSEKLRLENSALMVKLKDPEVPAPTDPSPNKAAASSPSPRPAAENFLSMIDGTTSAPGVSWHTEHGEPKLRQLLDSNPSTDVAAVS; encoded by the exons ATGCAG GCATACTATGGGCCCGGTGTCTTGCCACCAACATATTTTGCTCCAGCAATAGCTCCAGGTCATCCACCAGCATATATGTGGGGTCCTCAG CCTCTAATGCCACACCCTTTCGGGACACCATATGCTGCAATGTACCCACATGGAGCAGCTTACCCGCACCCCCTTGTGCCCATG GTATCAAATCCCTTGAGTGTGGAGCCAACGAAGTCTGCAACTAGTAAGGATAAAAGTTCCAACAAGAAACTTAAAGAAATTGATCGGACGCCGGTATCTGCTGGCAGCGGTAACAGTAAAAGAACAATGTCATCCAG TGAAGATTACAGTGCAGAAGGCTCCAGCGATGTAAATGATCAGAAG GTGAACAAAACTTCCAGGAAACTGAGCTCAGTTGATGGACCTG CTGCAAGGATTGAAGGTGTTATAGCTCCTAACCATACACTGGCAAATACAGCCATTTTGCCACAACACTGCTTTCCAGCTCCAGTAATTAAGCCCAGCGCTACAAATGTTGATAACTCAAGGGCAATGGGTGCATCGATATCTCCATCTCCTGGTGTGATTGTTCCGCCTCATACTGGAGGACCAACTGACTTATCAATCAAG GATGAGAGAGAACTGAAGCGTGAAAAGAGGAAGCAATCAAATAGAGAGTCTGCTAGACGATCAAAGCTGAGAAAACAG GCTGAGACAGAGGAGATGGCAACACAAGTGGAATCTCTTACAGCAGAGAACACGTCCCTTAGATCTGAAATTGGCAGGCTAACAGTGAGTTCAGAGAAGCTCAGATTAGAGAATTCCGCTCTGATG GTGAAACTGAAGGATCCTGAAGTGCCGGCCCCTACAGATCCGTCTCCGAACAAAGCCGCCGCATCCTCGCCCtctccccgccccgccgcggaaAACTTCCTGTCAATGATCGACGGCACCACGAGCGCGCCGGGGGTCAGCTGGCACACGGAGCACGGCGAGCCCAAGCTCCGGCAGCTCCTCGACTCCAATCCGTCCACGGACGTCGCTGCCGTAAGCTGA
- the LOC120664590 gene encoding common plant regulatory factor 1-like isoform X1 — translation MAHDESVATQKTGNTASSPKDQPAPSPYPDWSTMQAYYGPGVLPPTYFAPAIAPGHPPAYMWGPQPLMPHPFGTPYAAMYPHGAAYPHPLVPMVSNPLSVEPTKSATSKDKSSNKKLKEIDRTPVSAGSGNSKRTMSSSEDYSAEGSSDVNDQKVNKTSRKLSSVDGPAARIEGVIAPNHTLANTAILPQHCFPAPVIKPSATNVDNSRAMGASISPSPGVIVPPHTGGPTDLSIKDERELKREKRKQSNRESARRSKLRKQAETEEMATQVESLTAENTSLRSEIGRLTVSSEKLRLENSALMVKLKDPEVPAPTDPSPNKAAASSPSPRPAAENFLSMIDGTTSAPGVSWHTEHGEPKLRQLLDSNPSTDVAAVS, via the exons ATGGCGCACGATGAATCTGTGGCTACCCAGAAGACTGGAAATACAGCATCATCTCCTAAG GATCAACCAGCTCCTTCTCCATATCCTGATTGGTCGACCATGCAG GCATACTATGGGCCCGGTGTCTTGCCACCAACATATTTTGCTCCAGCAATAGCTCCAGGTCATCCACCAGCATATATGTGGGGTCCTCAG CCTCTAATGCCACACCCTTTCGGGACACCATATGCTGCAATGTACCCACATGGAGCAGCTTACCCGCACCCCCTTGTGCCCATG GTATCAAATCCCTTGAGTGTGGAGCCAACGAAGTCTGCAACTAGTAAGGATAAAAGTTCCAACAAGAAACTTAAAGAAATTGATCGGACGCCGGTATCTGCTGGCAGCGGTAACAGTAAAAGAACAATGTCATCCAG TGAAGATTACAGTGCAGAAGGCTCCAGCGATGTAAATGATCAGAAG GTGAACAAAACTTCCAGGAAACTGAGCTCAGTTGATGGACCTG CTGCAAGGATTGAAGGTGTTATAGCTCCTAACCATACACTGGCAAATACAGCCATTTTGCCACAACACTGCTTTCCAGCTCCAGTAATTAAGCCCAGCGCTACAAATGTTGATAACTCAAGGGCAATGGGTGCATCGATATCTCCATCTCCTGGTGTGATTGTTCCGCCTCATACTGGAGGACCAACTGACTTATCAATCAAG GATGAGAGAGAACTGAAGCGTGAAAAGAGGAAGCAATCAAATAGAGAGTCTGCTAGACGATCAAAGCTGAGAAAACAG GCTGAGACAGAGGAGATGGCAACACAAGTGGAATCTCTTACAGCAGAGAACACGTCCCTTAGATCTGAAATTGGCAGGCTAACAGTGAGTTCAGAGAAGCTCAGATTAGAGAATTCCGCTCTGATG GTGAAACTGAAGGATCCTGAAGTGCCGGCCCCTACAGATCCGTCTCCGAACAAAGCCGCCGCATCCTCGCCCtctccccgccccgccgcggaaAACTTCCTGTCAATGATCGACGGCACCACGAGCGCGCCGGGGGTCAGCTGGCACACGGAGCACGGCGAGCCCAAGCTCCGGCAGCTCCTCGACTCCAATCCGTCCACGGACGTCGCTGCCGTAAGCTGA